In the genome of Camelus bactrianus isolate YW-2024 breed Bactrian camel chromosome 18, ASM4877302v1, whole genome shotgun sequence, the window TGGGCTATGGGGCAGAAGCTGTGCCCTGATCTACTGCCTGATCTCAGTCCCAGCCCAGCCACCCCCGACGACACCAGGCCAGCCAAGAAGCGCAGGACCCAGGTGGACTAACTTGGCTGTGGCCCAGAACCTGCTCACCTGCCATATGACCTTAGGCTGCAAGTGTCTCTGGACAGCAGGCTGGCAGAGCAGGAGGCTGGCTGCTGCAgaagctcaataaatgcttattgtacTCACATGTGATCCTGAGGCCCACAACTCTCCCCAGGGGCTCCCACCTCCGACACAGAGGTACCTCCTGCCAGATGCAGAGGatcaaggggtggggggagcccatGCTGCCCACATGGAGGGAAGGGCCCTCACAATTTGTTTAGCCAGTGGGGAGAGCCCAGATCAGCCCCCAAAGTACCAGTACAGGTCCCTGATGctgtgtaaaatatttattcattctccAAAAAGGCTCAGACTGCAAGTCTTGGAGGAGAGGCCGGGCACAGTCTCCTCTGGGGCCACCCTTGGGGACCCCCACCACCCAGCCCAGTCCAGCAGTCCTTCCCCCaaggcctgggagggggcagcCAGGGCTGATGTAAGGCTTGGCCTGGGCTTGGCCACTGGGGCCACCTAACCCCGCGGGGAAGAAGTAGCCTCCAGACGTACATTCACAGAGGGTGGACATGCAGACCTGCCTGGTGGCTGGCCCACAGATGCCGCACCCTGGCTAGTGTGGCCCTGGGGACCCTGTCAGGGTGGCGGGGGGACATGGGCACCCAGCAGGTCATAGGCGAAGACGTTCCAGAAGATGGCGAAGAGCAGGAACGTGCCATAGGCAAGCAGCACCACCCACCAGCCACACTGGTCCCGCAGGCGCTCCTCGTAGCTGCGCAGGATGGTCAGGCCCATGCTGACACCCACCACTGCACCCGCTAGGTGTGCCATGAAGCTTGGTTGCGGGCCAGAGGCAGGCAGTGGCGGGGAGAAGCGCAGCCACACAGCCCGGCCCACCTCGGAGCTCACTGCAGAGGGAGGCAGCAGGTGAGCGGTGCCCTAGCAGTAGGCTGAGGCCCACCCCCCAGGCCCTCTACTTACTGCACACGAGGGCCAGCACCATCCTTAGCAGCTTGTAGGGACACCTCATCCcagcccagttctgagagagcGTGAATAAGAGAAGCTGCGAGGCAGGCCTTGTGGACCCCTCCCCGCCCGCCGCTGGGGCTGCCCCATTACCATGACGACATTGGCCAGGTGTGCGGAGCACAGGGCGTAGACCCCGCCGGAGCCCCCCACCACAGGGGCCCGCATGTCAGTAATGGAGACGGTCAAGGAACCTGTATGAGCAAGGGGAAAGCTGTGAGGTGAGGCCTGCCAGTGAGGTGGCCAGGGTGCACGCGCCTGCCTCACCTGCCAGCACACCGGCCAGGTAGAGAAGGCTGATACGGAGCAGGCCGTGTACCATCTCCAGGGGCACCCCGATCATCAGCTGCAGGAGCGCATTGAACCCCAGCTGCTCTAGCCTGGTTGTGTGGGGCAAACAGGTATGAAGGGTGAAGTCCCCCTGTCCCCACCTCAAGGGGCCAAACCCTCCTGATTCAATCTGAGGGGTGCCAGGGTGGGAAGCCCACTCACCCAACATGCATGAACATGTAGGTGAGGAAGCGCCAGGCTCGAGCACGGTGGCCGGGGTGGTACACAAGGGGGCTCTTCATGTACTCGGGGTGGTAGGTCTGCAGCACCCACTTGTTGAAACGGGCCCCGTAGCACAGGAACACAATGATCTGGAGGGCGACAAGCATTAAGGCCAGGCAGGGCCAGTGATGCTGGATGGAGGCtccccagggcagggtgggggcggtGGGCAAGCAGGCCCACCTGAGCTAGGGTGACCGAGGCCATAAACACTGGGGGTGGGCAGCTGCGGTGCCGGTAGAAGTACCAGTGGCGGTCCACCTCTCGGGGCAGGATCTCGTAGGCCACGTAGCGGACAAACCGCTTGTAGACACCCAGGCCCGGCTCGTCCAGCAGCCCATCCCGGGGCAGTGCCCGCTGTCCGTTGGCGATGGCCCGCTTGAAGCTGCTTGAGCGCTTGCTGCTGATCTGGGGGGCGGGGCCTAGGCATATAGGCCACCATACTCCCCCCATGGCTGCCCTGCCTAAGTGGTCCACCCCTTTCCTCACAGGGTCTGAGGCTCTGTTCCACGGCTACAGCCCTCCCGagtgggaaaggcagggaggaggggccgCCTGCCCACCCCACTCCAGCCAGGGCACTGTGCCTGCTAAGGCCTGGGCCCCCAACCCAGCTGCCCACTCCCTGTGCACTGACCAGGTCCACCAGCTCCTGGTAGCAGATCTGGCCCCGCTCGTTGCTCTGGGCCAGAGCCACCAGCATGTCCAGCTTGGCAGGGTCCAGGGGCAGCTCATGGCTATGCACCAGGCCAGTGAAGGTGTCCGCACCGATGAAGCCTGTATTCTCAGGGTCCAGCtgctggggttggggcagggtgggggcagtggcCAAGGCCTGAGGGTGGGCCCGGCCGCTAGACCACAGGGCTGGACCAGGtcagctgggagaggcaggttCCAAGCACCTTCAGTCCAAGCCCCTGTGCTCACATGGTCACAGAAGCTCTGGGCACTGGTGCCTGGGACCCAGGCCTCCAGCTTCTCCAGCTCTCCAGGGGTCTCCCCACCTCATTTCTGCCCTGCCCATCTTGGAAGGGTAGGGCCAAGGTCTGAGGACAACCACCCTCCCTCCCGCCCTTCACCCAGCGCCGTGGTCTGGCATGCCCTTTTCTGGGGTCTCAGTCAAAGGACCAAGGTCGTGCAGGGAGAAGACTGGGCTGAGGGTCTCTGGGAGTTCCGTACTCCACAGCCCACCCAAGGGCGGAAGACCAAGTCGGGGGCGGTGCCggcgccccacccccacctcccacgcACCTGTTCCTGGATAAGCTGCAGCAGCGAGCTCCTATCCATAGAGCCAGGCCGGGCCGGGGACCGGGGGCCGGGGTCGGCGGCCGCGGCCGGGAGGGGCTGCTCTGCGGACGACTCCGCTCCGCCCCGGCCCTCCGGCTCCGCCCGCTCCGCTCAGCGCCGCGTCACGGAGCCGCCCGCCTCCGCCGCACACGGCGCTGCCGCCGGCCCAGCCACACGCGCACCCCCCCAACTTGGACGTGCCCCCGAAAGAAGGGCGCGCGGGTCGCCGAGTTCCCACCCTGATCAGCGAGCGCTGCGTGCAGGCGCCCCCAGGCCGCAGCGGGGAAACTGAGTCATGAGGGGCTCGCAGGCCCCTACCGCGCACACCCCTTGGTCTCGAGCTGGGGCCGCGGCGCCGACACCATCTCCACCGGGAAGTCTTAAGGGAACAGCCCACAGCTGAGACTCCCCAGGCAGGGGCTCCTTGAAGGCGCCTCCCTGCAAGACAGGCTCGCCTGTCCTGCTAGTAAGACGGCACCACGGCCCTAGCCCTCCCCAGGGTGCGCTGAAGCCAACAAGGCTACTAGCAGGGAAAGGGGAAGGTCCTTGCAGCTGCCTCTGCTCAACGGGTGGACACCAACCCATAGCACACACTTCAGGCTAGAGGTTCCTGACCGCTCCTGTGGCCACAATACTGAAGAGCCCCCAGCGGACAAGACTGCAGCGGGGATGAGAAGAACCCCTACTTcctggggagggcaggaaggTGGACCGACTCTGGGAACGTGCAACCATAGCAACCCCTACCAGGGCCACTCATAACCGTGATGCAGCTGGGCCTCAGGATAGTCGCAGCAGCTAGAAATAGCATCCTGCCCTGTCCTGAACCGAGGATCTCTGGCCATTGGAACTGGGAAGCTGGTTGGATGGTTGAAATAACTTCAGGGCCTGACCCCAGCTCCTACTGGGTCAGGCACGAGCATCCCTACCAGGTGGGCTGTTCCTCAACCTCTATAAACGGAATACATATCAAGCTGGGGGAGGAGCCCTGGACTGCAAGCCTGCCTTGCACAGGAAGCACATTATGTGGAGGGGCAATTGAGGAGCCAGGGTCTTCCACCTGGGCACACCATGGGCTGACTCTGCTCACCAGAGAGAACACCTGAACAGCAAGTGCCAAAGACTAATCCTAAGATGAGCCCCCTCCTCAGGCCAGGAAAGTTCTGTCCCGTCTCCTCACGCTGGAGCTCTTTGGCTGTCTTCTGCccagtgggagaggcagagaccTCTGGGTGGGGAATGAGGAATGGGGCAGCTCCCCCAGGTCAGAGCCACCTTACACATCTCAGAACCCCAAATCCTCAGCACAATTCAAACTGACAGGATGCTGAGATTTGGGGAGCGGGCACACCTAGGGAGGATTCACATCAGAACGACCTCAGGTATCAGGCCCCCTCCAGCCTCTTATCCTCAGGCCAGCATGGACATCACTGAATGTAAAGGCTCTGAGGCTGCAGCCGGGCCATAATTGGACCTTACCCTGGCCTGAGGCCTCAGGATGGTAACCCAAAAccagaagggaggggtgtggccAGGAGTAACATTTCCAGCCCATATCCAGACCAAGGACATGTTTTAGTTGATTTAAGAAAAGTCATCTTCATGGCCaacaaggacatgaaaagatactcaacatcactaattgttagagaaatacaaatcaaaactaaaagaTATTAcatcataccagtcagaatggccattaatAAAAGTACACAaacgataaatgttggagagggtgtggagaaaaaggaattctcctacactgttggtgggaatgtaacctggtgcagccactatggaggacagtatggaggttccttaaaaaacgcaaaataaacttaccatatgatccagtaatcccagtcctgggcacatatccggaggaaaatataattcaaagacacatgcaccccaatattcacagaagcactatttacaagagtcaagacatggaaaccacccaaatgtccactgacagctgACTGGATGGATATGGTAATACATATActacggaatactactcagccataaaaaaaagaataaaatgcatttgcagtaacatagatggacctggagatcgtcattctaagtgaagtaagccagaaagaaaaagaaaaataccatatgatatcgcttatatgtggaatctaaaaaagacacaaatgaatttatctacaaaacagaaacaaatcacagagaacaaatttatggttaccagggggtaaagggggtgggaagggataaattgggaatttgaaatttgcacctttggggagtgatggaaatgtgagctatattgattgtggtggtggtttcactggtATACgtgcatctatcaaaattcatccaatcgtacatctgaaatatgtgtactttactgtataggaatcatactataataaaggtgttaaaaagaaaaaaaaatcatcttcagAAAGTAGGACCCAAGATGGAAAAGACACAAGTGAAGTTTAATCAGGAAACCCAATCTCTTTTGTCTTCTGTAAGGGGCACAGCCCTGGACCTGTCTTCAGatggggggaaggggaagggcacAATGGTCCAGCCACTTCttgtccccaccccctgcctttgGCCCAAAGCTCTGCCTTCTTACCCCCTTCACATATACTGGCCACCTGGGACCAGGAAGGAGGAGTAGAGCCCTGAGAATTCAGCTCTGGGGTCACTGGCTTCTTCACCCATGCCCCACAGTCCCTCTAATACAAGAAGCCCACAAAGGAGGGCAATGCCCAGCATCTGCAGTGGGACAGGACACAGGGTTCTGGGTCCTGAGGACCCACTCTTGCTGCTCCGGCAGAGGCATGGCAGGGAGAAGACTGTCCTCAGAAGGAAAGCTGAGACAGAAAGaagccccccactccccaccccaagcagGTGGCCCCATACCAGCACCCTGTGGGCCCTGATATCAGACCAAGGGGTCCTGGGGACTCAACGGCTCTTCACCAGGACCCTGTAGAGTGAGAAGCTGAGGACTGCAGCGACGGCGGCCCCAGCGGCCCCCAGGGCCACCCGGAGCCAGAAGGAGGTAGTATGTCGCTCCCCATGAACAAGGTGTCTGTAGGAGAGAGGTGATCCTTGCTGCTGTACCCTCCATCTCCGTCTCCTAGAAACCCATGCAGCCCCACATCACTGCTCCTTGTCAGCGCCCAGCAAAGCAAGACCCCCAGACAGAGCAGCCTGTGAGACCAGGCCCTGAGTGCCCTTTTTGAGCATTAGCACTGGCACCAAGGCCCACCCAGCAACTCTAACCGACTCCAGTCCTGACACCAGAGCTGTCCCACCCTCCCAGTGACAGGGACAGGTCTCCCACATGAGGACTGTGCTGCTGATACCCACGGGAAGGTGGCCATGGTGGCGAGCCGGGTAAAGATGGTGGTGTCTGGCATGGCTGGGCCAGCACAGGAGAACGGGGTCGGGGCAGGTAGCCGATGCCTGCGGCAAAACTCGGTTGGGGACAGGCCAGGTGACGAGATGCCTCCGGGCAGGTCAGCCTTGGAAGAGACGAAGAGGCAAGGGGTCTGTCCATCCATGTAGTGGCgctgcagtgggggaggggtgcataAGCACACTGGTGGACCCCTGCCTGTGCCTGTGCTACCTGGCAGGGCCTCCGGGGCTAATGGAAACTTGCCTTGTAGACACTGGCACACAGTGTGAAGGACGCAGGGTCACTGCCATCAAACATCAAGCAGGCAACATCACACGTAGCATCAGCTGCGACGGTCAGCAGGCTGTCTGCACCCACCTCGCATAGCTGAACAGAGGGTGGCCTCAGAAGGGCACAGGGCTTGGTTCCCCAGGGCCACCTCAGGACAGCTCCCCCAGTATGCACA includes:
- the RHBDL1 gene encoding rhomboid-related protein 1 isoform X3, which codes for MDRSSLLQLIQEQQLDPENTGFIGADTFTGLVHSHELPLDPAKLDMLVALAQSNERGQICYQELVDLISSKRSSSFKRAIANGQRALPRDGLLDEPGLGVYKRFVRYVAYEILPREVDRHWYFYRHRSCPPPVFMASVTLAQIIVFLCYGARFNKWVLQTYHPEYMKSPLVYHPGHRARAWRFLTYMFMHVGLEQLGFNALLQLMIGVPLEMVHGLLRISLLYLAGVLAGSLTVSITDMRAPVVGGSGGVYALCSAHLANVVMNWAGMRCPYKLLRMVLALVCTTRSACGTSVAGGWCCLPMARSCSSPSSGTSSPMTCWVPMSPRHPDRVPRATLARVRHLWASHQAGLHVHPL
- the RHBDL1 gene encoding rhomboid-related protein 1 isoform X1, whose product is MDRSSLLQLIQEQQLDPENTGFIGADTFTGLVHSHELPLDPAKLDMLVALAQSNERGQICYQELVDLISSKRSSSFKRAIANGQRALPRDGLLDEPGLGVYKRFVRYVAYEILPREVDRHWYFYRHRSCPPPVFMASVTLAQIIVFLCYGARFNKWVLQTYHPEYMKSPLVYHPGHRARAWRFLTYMFMHVGLEQLGFNALLQLMIGVPLEMVHGLLRISLLYLAGVLAGSLTVSITDMRAPVVGGSGGVYALCSAHLANVVMNWAGMRCPYKLLRMVLALVCMSSEVGRAVWLRFSPPLPASGPQPSFMAHLAGAVVGVSMGLTILRSYEERLRDQCGWWVVLLAYGTFLLFAIFWNVFAYDLLGAHVPPPP
- the RHBDL1 gene encoding rhomboid-related protein 1 isoform X2; translation: MDRSSLLQLIQEQLDPENTGFIGADTFTGLVHSHELPLDPAKLDMLVALAQSNERGQICYQELVDLISSKRSSSFKRAIANGQRALPRDGLLDEPGLGVYKRFVRYVAYEILPREVDRHWYFYRHRSCPPPVFMASVTLAQIIVFLCYGARFNKWVLQTYHPEYMKSPLVYHPGHRARAWRFLTYMFMHVGLEQLGFNALLQLMIGVPLEMVHGLLRISLLYLAGVLAGSLTVSITDMRAPVVGGSGGVYALCSAHLANVVMNWAGMRCPYKLLRMVLALVCMSSEVGRAVWLRFSPPLPASGPQPSFMAHLAGAVVGVSMGLTILRSYEERLRDQCGWWVVLLAYGTFLLFAIFWNVFAYDLLGAHVPPPP
- the RHBDL1 gene encoding rhomboid-related protein 1 isoform X4, which encodes MDRSSLLQLIQEQQLDPENTGFIGADTFTGLVHSHELPLDPAKLDMLVALAQSNERGQICYQELVDLIIVFLCYGARFNKWVLQTYHPEYMKSPLVYHPGHRARAWRFLTYMFMHVGLEQLGFNALLQLMIGVPLEMVHGLLRISLLYLAGVLAGSLTVSITDMRAPVVGGSGGVYALCSAHLANVVMNWAGMRCPYKLLRMVLALVCMSSEVGRAVWLRFSPPLPASGPQPSFMAHLAGAVVGVSMGLTILRSYEERLRDQCGWWVVLLAYGTFLLFAIFWNVFAYDLLGAHVPPPP